In Babesia bovis T2Bo chromosome 4 map unlocalized Chr4_2, whole genome shotgun sequence, the sequence TGATAAGCACGTATCTATCTCCATAGCAGTGGATAGGCCAATTAGAGACCATCTAACAATTCCTTTTCAGGACCCTTGTAGTGATtactgtggatatcctgatagaggtagtgatatgtCCTAGTGTACATTATGGTGTACAGTCTCTATAACGAAGTCACTTCCATGGGACATTATGGATACCGTGGTTATCATGCAGTACCATACTGCGCCATAACAGAGGAGTCTATGTGTGCTAATGATCAGTGTTATTAATGGAGCAATACAGAGTGTCCATGGAAGTAGTGGATATTAGTGTTGTTGAGGTTATGTTAATGTAGTGTGGAGTAATAAAGGATATGTGTTAATATAGTGTAGCAGATAATCGTATAAACCatgaaatatgtattaaTGTAAGCTGCTACTGAGGTCTATGGAGTATGGCATTATGTTGACTTCGTTTTCATGATGGTATTACAATATTTGTGATTAACCATATGAAAACATGTGACCGGTATTCCATTCACGTCTTAATCCTTGCTTTTGGAAAGTTTCCGAGAATAACTTTCTGATGTCTTTCTCTACTTCAGGTTTTATTGGCACATTACAGTCTTCTGGAACTTTGGCAGCCAAACCAGGTGGTAATACGTAACGTAAGGCACATCTACTTTCTGGCTcgggtaacagataccatcCAATGGCATAAAATTTGAAAAACTTAGAAATATATTCCTCTAGTCCTGACCACATTCGCTTGTTGCAGTCCTCTGGAACGTCTTTTGCTATATCGCTTGGTAATGCTTTACGTAAGGCAGCTCTGTTTTCCGGCTTGGATTCCAG encodes:
- a CDS encoding SmORF protein (Small Open Reading Frame (SmORF)), whose protein sequence is MVAFNTLPKLCLVVAFGLSTTATSTEVAQEQPKKESFLSRFFGKKEGPAAKTVDVKEPTKTDTQEHNDTRGLFMYDVEWLLESKPENRAALRKALPSDIAKDVPEDCNKRMWSGLEEYISKFFKFYAIGWYLLPEPESRCALRYVLPPGLAAKVPEDCNVPIKPEVEKDIRKLFSETFQKQGLRREWNTGHMFSYG